The DNA sequence GGAGGTTTACTCACTGCCTTCTCCTTGTCTCCACGCTGGCGCTGTGAAGAAGTCGCCACGACGCCATGATGAGAGTCAGGCATTACTCCGTCCCCCTTCGATTTGCAGGTCAGCATACAGCTCATGCAGATATACACCTATGTCGAGGGTACTCCGGGTGTAGGAGAAATAGGTTGTGAGCCAAATCGGGCGGATTATCGGGCTGGGAAAAAGATCAAAACAGGATCTGGTAGGGAGCTCTGTAAGGCACGTCTGCTTACATGCTGCTCTTGGCcacggttctctaacaaacttctgagggcttcacagaacagctgtatatatactgagattaaattacacgcagggggactctatttactaattaggtgacctctgaaggcctTTTGTTCCAAtaaattttagttaggagtatcagagtaaagggggctgaatacaaatgcacaccacgctttcagatatttatttgtaaaaaaaattgaaaaccatttatcatttttcttccacttcacaattatgtaccactttgtgttggtctatcacaaaaaaaacaataaaacacatttatgtttttggttgtaacgtgacataTTGTGGAACATTTccagggtatgaatactttttcatggcactgtacctGGAGCCTATTCCCAAACCAGCTGCATTATTTATATCCCTATGCCAGCATCTTGATCTAATGCCCATGCCTGCGtactttggttccatagacttctatgggaatAGTAGGAGAAATGGCACCCCATATAAAGCTGAACTGCACAGGTGTGGACAATCAGATCAAGAAGCCAGAAGAGGGGTGTAAAGAATGCAGCAGGCCTCTGAGTGAGATCTAGGTAAGCATAGTGATTTGGGGGGGTTGCAATGATTTTACCTGACCCCTAAACTGGAGTTTTGTGAGATATGCTGGTGGTAGGACAGTGTAGCAATGTCCAGAGGCTTAAGCACTGGCACAACCACTTTCTTCACCTGGGAAATAAACGTCTCTTCTAGGAAGAGGGAgaggttctcaacccttctagggCCGTGaccacttgataaaatttcccaagttgtggggacccccaacagtaaaattatttttgtagcgtgggttgtcagcatccAAGGCAaaacaagtaatttgtgcccctaacccacggacatttagcgctccctgagtcccttccactcatacagtattaaaaacccttatggtacattttaggatgtaccactctctctttgttctcctttctttcccttttatttctctctatcctaatttcttgtttatttatttttttctctttattgttctcttattctttctctccctttttctttgttcctctcccttccatgcattctctatttttattccttctcttactcattGGTGGGGggatggaatgagtggcagtgctttgcggggagttgggatgagtggcaatgctggggggagttctgatcagccaacttaggtgctcttgatcaaggtcatctgctaagAGGCTAAATGGGCAGgttgcgggctccagggacagccctgctgggcagccgcaaaaaCTGTTCTAAAGGCAACTTCCAGCAggttaatgcaccatgtcacaaagctcaaatcatcttcccactggtttcttgaacatcacaatgagttcactgtactccaatggcctccacagtcaccagatctcaagccaatagagcacctttgggatgtggtggaacgtgagatttgcatcatggatgtgcagccgaaaaatatgcagcaactgcgtgatgccatcatgtcaatgttgaccaaaatttctgaggaatgttttcaacaccttgttgaatctatgccaagaatgaagaatgaaggcagttctgaaagcaaaagggggtccaaccctgcactagcaaggtgcacctaagTGGTCGGTGAGCGTACATGCCTCTAAACTAAACTCTAACCCAAAGTGTAGTCAATGTTATTCTCAAATGGAAACATCACTTTATGTACTTTCAAATAAAGTTCTGATTACCCATGACACACATAGCAGGAATGGATGATGAAGTCTGGTTTTATGCTCTGTATCAGTATGGTTGTATTTTGCAGTTATACTAAAAGTAATTAGTAAGGTAAAGGAATGGGACGTCTATAACTATCTCAGAGGCAGTAATCATATATAAGCGCTAGACAAAAATTAATAATCCAGCAAAcattaaaattttactttttatttaaaaaagacatTCTAAgctcaggtaagtagaacattTTAAGAAATATAGTCACAAAGGAACAACATCATTAGCCAGTACATACTGGAAAGATAGAACCAAGGTGGCAATGACTAGCATTTGTCTGGATTTCTAAAACAAACCATCATATTGTCTAGAAAGCAAGACAGCAGAAGAGGAGGACACAGTAATATTGTTctggaacaaaaagaaaaaatttgaataaataacattaaataagAAAATAATCAAATAAATATTAGGCAGTTGCATTGGTTTGTACAATTATTACATACTGTAGACAGTTGCCAGTGAACTAGAGGAAAAAACTCCACCAGTTTAGAGGCCAGACTGAAGAGTAGTAACTGTAAAAACACTAAACTGTTTAAAACATGATAAAGCAGCCTGTGGTAGGCTTACTGAGACACTGCAGGCTCTCCAGGCACAGAGGATGTTTATCATTCTAGCTTTCTCTCAGGCAGAAACTGAAAGGCCTGTCATGCCTAAAACCAAGTGGGTTATTCTTCGTGTTCCGAACATCTGTCATCAACATTTCTTTCATCTTGAACTTGAGTATCCCCGCACTCAgtgtcattattatcatcatcatcatcccactcGTCCCCAAAAGTCTGCTCTTGAAAAAAAGTGAAGGTTAGTGATCGCGCAGCCACTTGTGCTGCTACCCCAGAGGCAAAGTGTAAATCTGATGACTGATGGATTCGAGTCAGCCTCTCTTTAATGGAGGCAGGCAGCACGGTCCTAGGTTCAGGACGAGGCTCTACATTCTCCTTACTACTGGCTAATACAGGCTTTTCAAGCAAACGAAATGAGTCCATCTCATTTATGTGGTCATTAACAGGTAAGTCTAGTGTCTCATGAGTGGTGGCTTCTTTGTGAACAGGTTCAGTCCCATTTAATTGTGTTACGTCTTCATGAAATTTCTGTGTCTTGCAATCATACTGGGCGGCATATTCTGGTTCTTCAGTTGACGTGGAAAGATTCAAAGTCTGCTCATTTGTCAAAGGTTTCACTGCagcttaaaaataatataaaaatattgcTTAAATTAGATTACAGAATTTTATTTACGTCTTGGTATTAGAAATGATAAATATTAACTTAATCTAAGTTGTGATAACAGATCCATTTTTTTCCTAGTTCCAAGTGTTTCTTGTTCGTTCAGCACAAATGTATTTGTGGTGATGCCCAAGTGGCATGATTTGGCCCAGAAGGAGATGGTGTATTTAAAGAGCCTCCTGGTCTTCAGTATCTGGCAATTCTGGTTTGTCTATGAAAAGTGCAACTACTGGTGGAAAGTGTAAAATATGTTTGTTTAATTGCAGGAAATAGTCAAGATTATTAATTGAGTGGTTTctgttcataattttttttttcagtgtagctCCTAACATCCAGTGGGAATCAGCACTAATGCACTCAACACCAAGGTATTAACATATTTTATATCAAACATTATTTTGCTCTTCAAATGTGTAATGACTgctatctattaaaaaaaaaaactgcaatcttCACTAGCCATTAAAAACTTGACTGAGCAAATAGATTGATGTAAGCGCTCAATCAAATAGATTTTGATAAAGCAAAGTAAAAGTGGATTTTTGCACTTAACATAAAACCCATTTCATGAAGTTCACTGAGTAACACAGGATTCGTACACAACTGGGTTATACTGCTGCTTACAGGGGGAttcagacactggcaaaaaaacaaaacaaaacacaacacaacacaacaggGACCGGCCATGTACAACCCCTTCCACTTCCAGCAGGTTTCAGTTTTGAAAAAATGCAATACTAAAAGTAGGATAAAAGACACAGAGGGATTGGACTTATGTTCCTCAATGAActcaatgtttgtttgttttttacagcaAACCGGGTGAAAACCTTACAAATCTGGTAAAGTTACCTGATCCCGAAAAGGCCAAGAAGCACCCAACAGACCTAGTAGACTGCACATTGACAGAGAAGAATGGAACCTGATCCTAAAGACCACAAGTTTGGTTGAGGATATGGCTGTGGTGAAAagcaaaaaggaaggaaggaagttcTAGGCCTCAACACCACCTTGTTCTTATGCAAGACCAAAAATGGTTCTTTCCAGGACAAAGGCAATATCTATACACATGCCATGCAGTTGTGATGATGATGTGGAAAGCAACCTTGTAAGAGTGGAAAGAGAATTTCCctgatataaaaaacaaaacaaaacacttttttgaacCCAAGTGCTGAGAGAACCAAGTTCAGACCCCAATGAGTCATGAGTGAACGTACAGTGAGAGCTACACGTGAGACacactaaaaagaaaaacaaaagtccTAATCAAAGAATGGGAGGGCTAGCGTCTGTGGAACAAGTTCATAAGAGCCAATTTTTGGCCCTTGATGGTACTAAGGGCCAACTATCGATCTAGAACTTGCAAAAAGAGATACCTCCGTTCCTCCTTCAGCCATGCAATTAAAGCCAGCAACTGTGAAACAAGATGATAAACAAGTCCTAGAGACTGAAGGTCCCAAAGATCTTAAGAATCCACAGAGCATGCCAGAAGTCTAATCAGGTCCcatgattagaggtcgaccgatatgggtttttctctggccgatgccgatatttagaaatcgcgctggccgatggccgatatatgatgccgatttttttgggccgatgtattaggccgattttttttttttttttcccttcatctcataaaatctaacagttagacccctttcacactggggcgtttttcaggcgcttttgggctaaaaatagcgcctgtaaagtgcgtgttaaacggctcccctgcagtctcagtgtgaaagccccgagtgctttcacactgaggcgatgctctggcaggatgttaaaaaaaagtcctgcaagcagcatctttggagcggtgtattccgctcctccaccactcctgcccattgaaatgaatgcgcaccgctgccgaagcgcctgcaaagcgtttcggcagcagcgcttcatgggcgcatttaaccccttccttggccgctagctgggttataagcgccccgctagcagccgaatagcgccgctaaaatgaaggtaaagcgccgctaaaactaacagcgttttaccgtcaacgcatgcccgctccagtgtgaaagcagccttaagtaataagtgatacagaaaattttttacatttaaacatttattaaacaaaacaaacctccaatcagttcacttctctgtataatttagatttaaaaaaaataactatatcttaaatattaaatacacaaaaacaggtaatcaaaacttttggacgaaaaaaaatgggctaactttactgcttagttttttttttttatttcattaattttttttttaaaaaattgcgtttgaaagaccgctgcgcaaataccgtgtgacataaaatattgcaacaaccgcttttttattccctagggtctctgctaaaaaatatatatataatgttttgggggttctaagtgaatttctagcagaaaatacaggatttttacttgtaagcaacaaatgtcagaaaagatttagtctttaaatggttaaactgagagcttctacacaggagttcagttcattgataagaagatacattgtatcttttcaagttctttttatcagacttggcaggctgcccaggggggacagaatcctctccacagataacctcgggaaacttgcattgacttctattacagaagtcatttgcaagtcccgatgaagttataatcggctttttttatcagcacaatcggctgatgccgattaagtaaaaaaagtcaaatatcggccgatatatcggccggccgatatatcggtcgacctctacccatGATGACAGGATGCTGAATTTAAGCATTCTGGAAATAGGCAAAACAGGACTGCCTCAAATGAGGCAACCATAAACTCCCAGAGTCTCAAGCAGAAGCAAAGAGCCAGAAACTCCTTGGCTGAAGAGTTATTTctcttgagaaaaaaacaaaacaaaaactttgaCTTGAGTTGTGTCTGGGAGAAGACTTTCAAACTTTTTCAAGGTTTCTGGATTGTCCAGGTCACATTGTCATGCCATAACATGTGCAAACTGCTCCCTCATCAGCATGTTGTCCAGATATCCCACATTTGGGATATCGAAGGAACACTGGGTAGTAGCGGGGTCAGAACCTTCACTCAGGGCCAAATATCAGGGCCACAAACTAAGTGCTGGGGACCCATAACAAAGGAAGGAAGTGCCAATGTGCTGGACAAACAGGGACATGCAAGTATGTGTATTTTATGTCCAGAGGTGAGTAAGTCATGCTGATGGAGGGAGGCTATGACAGACCTGGTAGATTGCATTCAGAATATTTTCCACCCAATTGAAGACGTCCTTGAGATACCAAATGTGGCGGATGTCCTCTTTTGGTTTGGGAACTGTGAAAAGTTTGGCGTAGAAACTGGGACAATAGCCCCCTGATCCAGAAGGCTTGCAAGGGCTATATGAagatctatttacttggcacaaccaAGTTGTAAGCCAAGAATCAGGAAGGAAAGAGCAAAACTCTAGCTTGTAGGCCCTGGAAACCATCTTCTGTACCCAGACATCTGAGGTGTTGTCTCTCAAAGTGTTTGCAAAAGCTAACAGATATCCTCCACTTTGGAAAGTGGAGGCACTCCTTCATTCCAGAACATTGGTCTGCGGAGTTAGGGGATTTGgaagtctaagacccctttcacactgaggcagttttcaggcgttttagcgctagaaatagcgcctgtaatgcgcctgaaaactgccttctcTGCGGcctgaatgtgaaagcctgagtgctttcacactggggcggtgcgcttgcggaacattataaaaagtcctgcaagcagcatctttggggcagtttgggagcactgtatacagcgctcccaaaatgccctgcccattaaaAATGATTGGGCAGCGCTTCAGAAGTGCTGCaacacaggtgcttttaaccccttcttcagtcgctagcgggggttaagagAGCCCCGCTAGTGGCCAGAAAGCGCAgtttaaacagcgctaaagtgccacCAATACGAGTGGTGCTTTAGTGCTAACGCTCGggaggccccagtgtgaaagtagcctaagacatGCAGCTGAACTGGGCACTttgggttagttttttttttgctggggtcCTGCACAACTTTGGTGAAATCCTGCCAGGATAGAAATGAGGAGGGGACCACATCTGATGGAGCTAAGGCCAACTGAAGATTCTAGCAGAAGACAACCTTCCACCAGGCTGTTCATGTCAGGTCCTTGAGCGGATGCACTGCAGACAGTACTGGAGCTGTTAGTGGACCGTGAGCTGAAGGACCCATTACAATGAAATTGCTCCCTGTGGGCCTGGGATCCAACATGTTGCCTTGTAAGGAAGGGACAATTAAGCTCAGGAAACAATGCAGGTCCTTGATTACTGATAAACAAGCCGCACTGTGTGGGTCAATCAAGCCAGCATATGGGTCACCATAGGGATCATCTTCCTATCGTGGCACACAGGAAAGCGGAGAAGCCCAGAGCGCCAGCGGGTAAACCCCAGAGGAAGagaattggggctgttctgtgtaaaaccatcgcatagagcaggtaagtataacatgttaaataacaactttacaatcactttaaattctcaTCTTACTTCCTTCTCCTAAAACAAAATTAATAGAATTTCTCATGGTGGGGCACAGACAGCTGTACAAATGAACAGGGTCCTGTCCAATTCCCACtgcattaaaaaatattttgtttatgtATGTGTTCTCTCTGGAGAGATTCTCTCCAATTCCTGTCTCGATGAAGGAAAGTCCACCACCAGTAgggacacagaccacaataaaagcTTGAGGATCTAACCCTTCCACAGAATGTCCAAAActtattaaaaaatataagattTTACTGGATGGAGGCTATAATGTACACTTGTGTATGACGCATTGGTAACACTTTGGAAGCTGGATTTAAGAAGGGGATCTAGAATACACACCATGATCACTAAAAAGCAGTTGCTTCCATTTTTGTCTTTCTTCTTCTGATGCCTTTAAGCCTAAAACAGCCTTTAGCTCTTGAAGAACTCTCTTAGACTCCTCCCTTTCTCGCTTCTGTCTTTCCCTCTCTTCTGGTGTAAATAGGAAAACGTCCTCCCTGCTAAATTCATTATCTACAGTAATGTCTTCCACATAGGCTTCTAATTCCTGAAAGAAAGAAAACAGCGATATGTTAGCAGAATACAGAGACATTTTAGCAGCAATTTCAGTCAGTGGGGATCCAGAGCATCATGTCTAATAAAAACTAAACAAGCAAAACATGGAGGTTGATGATAAGATAATAGACTAGTTCCTGGATTACCTGTTCTTCTGGCACCGGATCTCGGTCTTCAATTCGTAAGGGGGGAGGCACATTGGGCACCATAAGGCAATGTGAATTTTCACAAGAGTTGTTTGCAGTTTCTAAGACACAAGGTTAAATATATCAATGATCTGACATGTGTGGCAGAAGCTAAAGTAAAgcttagtacacacaatgagaaaaatcTGATAAAACATACTGCTTTCAGGAGCGATCTTCcattaatctgatcattagtacacagctttcgaaagCCGATCATGACAGGTTATGCAAAAATGACTTTTGTTTAATTAGTATGGTATttggtacaagaaaaaaaaaaattgtgtgaccaagaccacgcatgcttggaaatgaaagaatacattacattacttccaaagttgtattctgtcgtacaagaattttcgtaactttagcaaCTTATTGGATTTCCATATgagactagcaaaaaaaaaaaaaaaaagcagataatcattTGTCCGATATccttatcgtgtgtatgaggcttaaggaaTACAACCACTGAACTAGAAAACTGCATTAAAAACTATAGGTTACccgtgccatttaaaaaaaataaaataatgggcaTTTATTTATGACCCGAAAGAacaatttttagattgtaagctctaacaggcAGGGCCCTCTGCTTCCTCcatgaattatattgtaactgtactgtctgccctcatgttttaaagcTCTGcagaaactgttggcgctatataaatcctgttctATAATAAAAATTGATAAGCCTGGATGAAAAGGTTATTCTCATTATTTTACCCCACTTCACAGGCTATGAATGAAATACAAAAGAATCAATAAACAATATTTATGTGGCACTgggcataaaaaataaaatgttttttcatgGTTAAGATTGTCTATAAATGAATAACTGATGTAATAAGGCTGAAAATTATGGACAACTTAAATAAAATTTCCACTATTTTAAGTCAAACACGTGACCGCAAATTCCATGTGTGCAATTTTATAGGTAGCAATAGCAGAGACCCGCACTGTCAAAGAAAATAACGAAACCAGTACAATAGAGGTGTATTATACCTTTCATAGCAGGGGGTCTCCGAACCATCCTTTCCACCTGACACAATGCCTCCTCCCAGCATGTGTTACTGGCCTGCACATGGGGCTGTATCAGCCTTAGTTTTTCTTCCAGGATAACTGAAGCTTCAGTTGTCATACTTTGGGTTTCCTTAGAGGATGCAAGCTTTTCTAGTTCATCCTCGAGTATGATCACTCTGGACAAGAAATAAACAAAACACCAGCAGTATGTATATAGGCATTTTTTGTTCATGTTATTCTATGCCACTCTACAATTACGCAGTTTCATGTGTGTTTTGTAATCTCCAAGAGTCTTATTGACACTATTTATATATTAGTTGTTCTCAAATCACAACTATTACCATAATCAGCTTACCCATGCCTCAAACAGATGCAGACCAGCCATTTAATGGCTAGGGACAGCAGAAACAGGTCAATGTATGTAGAGAACATTACTCATTGTCTTTGCTACATTTTGTTGTGATTTTGATTTCTATCCTGACATCGATGCCCCCTTTTCCTTTTGCATACTTAGAGGAAACCTATcctgaaatgtcttggtatgtggaCCCCTTaggagttcccatcactggaactaaggggccaatcccaacccctgaaaaacaaccccacaccataatcccctatccaccaaatgatttggaccagtgcacaaagcaaggtccctaaagacattgatgagcgagcaCAAATACCCTATACAAAACATGGTTTTACTTTCATATACACTTACTCATTGAGTAGTGCTTTCAGATGTAGTTGCAGACTGCGTACAGCCCCATGAAGACTGTTTAGCTCCCCGGTCTCCCTTTTTCTCCTGTTTGTGCGCTCTGCGCTGGACTGGTGTTGCGTTTCAAAGTAACGATAAAACTCATAGCTACGTTTCAGTTCGGTCAAGCAGGTAGACTGCGTGTGAGGTAGATCCTGAACCACATCACACCAAATGTAGTGTGGAAGCAGCTCTGGGTTGGTGATTGGGCCTTGGTATGCATTTTCAGGAGACAGCAGTAGGGCTAGGCGTCGAAAGAACTCTGAACTTTGTCCTATCCAGAGCTGAAACAGAACCTGCCAAAACAAAAATTAATCCATTTCTGAATATTCATGGCAATTTCAGAATATTTAAGGCAGAATAGACAATTATTACAATAACAAAAGATGTGGTGAAATTATGTTTTCATTAAATCCTCTAAACAAGCAATAagacaaaattttatatatatatatatatatatatatatatatatatatatatatctatcaactATTCAAT is a window from the Aquarana catesbeiana isolate 2022-GZ linkage group LG03, ASM4218655v1, whole genome shotgun sequence genome containing:
- the VEZT gene encoding vezatin isoform X2, whose translation is MMKDSPPLDCGDSVAEDQNSPLYQYLQDLGHTDFEICPAVTPEERVSENGSRGQGNTTAEPGIYKRVLGCLQSWNPFISEKKKDERVHLLDIGFRLDSLRAILLQEVLIQEDVELIELLDPGILSAGQTQNQQKGHLPTLRSLATPNIWEMSVLFAFLSALAALKSWHFSSLFIWGPSLLLFAIFAVLRMLRTWSAARLQVKLKKYCGQLEMTVANSRAFTNLVRKSLRLIQETEVISRGFTLVSAACPYDKVGQHSSQHLLGLRKAVYRTLRTNFRVSRLATLYMLKNYPLNSEIDNVTNYICVVPSKDLGMGLSEEQVSEEEAHNLTDGFSLPALKVLFQLWIGQSSEFFRRLALLLSPENAYQGPITNPELLPHYIWCDVVQDLPHTQSTCLTELKRSYEFYRYFETQHQSSAERTNRRKRETGELNSLHGAVRSLQLHLKALLNEVIILEDELEKLASSKETQSMTTEASVILEEKLRLIQPHVQASNTCWEEALCQVERMVRRPPAMKETANNSCENSHCLMVPNVPPPLRIEDRDPVPEEQELEAYVEDITVDNEFSREDVFLFTPEERERQKREREESKRVLQELKAVLGLKASEEERQKWKQLLFSDHAAVKPLTNEQTLNLSTSTEEPEYAAQYDCKTQKFHEDVTQLNGTEPVHKEATTHETLDLPVNDHINEMDSFRLLEKPVLASSKENVEPRPEPRTVLPASIKERLTRIHQSSDLHFASGVAAQVAARSLTFTFFQEQTFGDEWDDDDDNNDTECGDTQVQDERNVDDRCSEHEE
- the VEZT gene encoding vezatin isoform X4, which translates into the protein MSSGDTRGACFREWESRTGQHNCRGIYKRVLGCLQSWNPFISEKKKDERVHLLDIGFRLDSLRAILLQEVLIQEDVELIELLDPGILSAGQTQNQQKGHLPTLRSLATPNIWEMSVLFAFLSALAALKSWHFSSLFIWGPSLLLFAIFAVLRMLRTWSAARLQVKLKKYCGQLEMTVANSRAFTNLVRKSLRLIQETEVISRGFTLLLDRVSAACPYDKVGQHSSQHLLGLRKAVYRTLRTNFRVSRLATLYMLKNYPLNSEIDNVTNYICVVPSKDLGMGLSEEQVSEEEAHNLTDGFSLPALKVLFQLWIGQSSEFFRRLALLLSPENAYQGPITNPELLPHYIWCDVVQDLPHTQSTCLTELKRSYEFYRYFETQHQSSAERTNRRKRETGELNSLHGAVRSLQLHLKALLNEVIILEDELEKLASSKETQSMTTEASVILEEKLRLIQPHVQASNTCWEEALCQVERMVRRPPAMKETANNSCENSHCLMVPNVPPPLRIEDRDPVPEEQELEAYVEDITVDNEFSREDVFLFTPEERERQKREREESKRVLQELKAVLGLKASEEERQKWKQLLFSDHAAVKPLTNEQTLNLSTSTEEPEYAAQYDCKTQKFHEDVTQLNGTEPVHKEATTHETLDLPVNDHINEMDSFRLLEKPVLASSKENVEPRPEPRTVLPASIKERLTRIHQSSDLHFASGVAAQVAARSLTFTFFQEQTFGDEWDDDDDNNDTECGDTQVQDERNVDDRCSEHEE
- the VEZT gene encoding vezatin isoform X3 translates to MTAEFDEEVVFENSPLYQYLQDLGHTDFEICPAVTPEERVSENGSRGQGNTTAEPGIYKRVLGCLQSWNPFISEKKKDERVHLLDIGFRLDSLRAILLQEVLIQEDVELIELLDPGILSAGQTQNQQKGHLPTLRSLATPNIWEMSVLFAFLSALAALKSWHFSSLFIWGPSLLLFAIFAVLRMLRTWSAARLQVKLKKYCGQLEMTVANSRAFTNLVRKSLRLIQETEVISRGFTLLLDRVSAACPYDKVGQHSSQHLLGLRKAVYRTLRTNFRVSRLATLYMLKNYPLNSEIDNVTNYICVVPSKDLGMGLSEEQVSEEEAHNLTDGFSLPALKVLFQLWIGQSSEFFRRLALLLSPENAYQGPITNPELLPHYIWCDVVQDLPHTQSTCLTELKRSYEFYRYFETQHQSSAERTNRRKRETGELNSLHGAVRSLQLHLKALLNEVIILEDELEKLASSKETQSMTTEASVILEEKLRLIQPHVQASNTCWEEALCQVERMVRRPPAMKETANNSCENSHCLMVPNVPPPLRIEDRDPVPEEQELEAYVEDITVDNEFSREDVFLFTPEERERQKREREESKRVLQELKAVLGLKASEEERQKWKQLLFSDHAAVKPLTNEQTLNLSTSTEEPEYAAQYDCKTQKFHEDVTQLNGTEPVHKEATTHETLDLPVNDHINEMDSFRLLEKPVLASSKENVEPRPEPRTVLPASIKERLTRIHQSSDLHFASGVAAQVAARSLTFTFFQEQTFGDEWDDDDDNNDTECGDTQVQDERNVDDRCSEHEE
- the VEZT gene encoding vezatin isoform X1, translating into MMKDSPPLDCGDSVAEDQNSPLYQYLQDLGHTDFEICPAVTPEERVSENGSRGQGNTTAEPGIYKRVLGCLQSWNPFISEKKKDERVHLLDIGFRLDSLRAILLQEVLIQEDVELIELLDPGILSAGQTQNQQKGHLPTLRSLATPNIWEMSVLFAFLSALAALKSWHFSSLFIWGPSLLLFAIFAVLRMLRTWSAARLQVKLKKYCGQLEMTVANSRAFTNLVRKSLRLIQETEVISRGFTLLLDRVSAACPYDKVGQHSSQHLLGLRKAVYRTLRTNFRVSRLATLYMLKNYPLNSEIDNVTNYICVVPSKDLGMGLSEEQVSEEEAHNLTDGFSLPALKVLFQLWIGQSSEFFRRLALLLSPENAYQGPITNPELLPHYIWCDVVQDLPHTQSTCLTELKRSYEFYRYFETQHQSSAERTNRRKRETGELNSLHGAVRSLQLHLKALLNEVIILEDELEKLASSKETQSMTTEASVILEEKLRLIQPHVQASNTCWEEALCQVERMVRRPPAMKETANNSCENSHCLMVPNVPPPLRIEDRDPVPEEQELEAYVEDITVDNEFSREDVFLFTPEERERQKREREESKRVLQELKAVLGLKASEEERQKWKQLLFSDHAAVKPLTNEQTLNLSTSTEEPEYAAQYDCKTQKFHEDVTQLNGTEPVHKEATTHETLDLPVNDHINEMDSFRLLEKPVLASSKENVEPRPEPRTVLPASIKERLTRIHQSSDLHFASGVAAQVAARSLTFTFFQEQTFGDEWDDDDDNNDTECGDTQVQDERNVDDRCSEHEE